The genomic stretch TTTTACGATACCCCAGGTGAAGATTTCCGTAGAAATAATATTATTCTGCGGGTGCGTGAGTCCAGGCAAAATATTTGGGTTGATGACTGGTGTGAGGTCACTCTAAAGTGCCGCACAGGAGATATAGGCCAGTCTAACCAATTTAATCCTGCCCCCAAAAAATCGATCAAATCGCGCCTACGTCTCAAAGAAGAAATTCTACGAGGAGATGCAATTGGATCAACAAGATCTATTTATTCCAACAACGCAATTCTCGATGCGGTACCACTAGATAGTCTATTTGAACGATCCTTATCTAGTGTTATCAAATTTTTCCCTGGCCTGGCCAAGCTACCTATTGATAAGAAGAAGCCGCTTCGTATTGTTGGTGGAAGTACTAATAAAATATTAGAAGCTTGTTTACCACTTGGTAATTTAGTTTTTGGTGATGGTGTTCAGGCCCATTGTGAAATCGCAATCTGGATGAGAAGTGTTGGCGATCCGATTGTTGGTGAGTTGGCATTCTCCTATCGTGTTAACGATGCCATTAGGAAGCAAGCTAAGGCGCATAAGCGTGCTGATAAGTTCTTCAAAAAACTTCAAATCGAGCTTGCAAACTGGTTGGAAATAGGTAGCACTAAAACTGCTTTGGTTTATGGAAAGCCAGAATAGTAATGGGTTCAGATATTGAGGGCGTTCATGCTGAAGTGCCGAGTCTAAAAGATCTCTTTATACAATTTTTCATCATTGGAGCAGTTAGCTTTGGTGGTGGGATTATTGCCTATGAGCGGATCTTATTGGTTGAGAAACGTAAGTGGCTTTCCGCAGATGAATTTATGGCCTACCTGGCCATTAGTCAAACGATGCCAGGTCTCAATTCTGTAAACCTCGCAGTGATCTCTGGCGACCATTTGCGTGGTGCCTTGGGTGCAATTACTGCAACCATAGGTCTCATTCTGCCGGGATCAATCTTTGTATTAGCAGTAGGCATCATCTATGCGAGTGCTGCAGATCATCCTTTGGTTAACTATGTGTTGGCAGGCATTGCTGCTGCAGCTACTGGACTTTTGGCTGCCATCACTTACAAGATTGGCAGTGATCATTGGAGACACATGCAATCTTTGCTCATTATTATTTGCACCTTTTTATTAATGAGTATTGCCAAATTATCTTTACCCTATGTCATTTTGATTATGGCGCCGATTTCTCTGTACTTATATCGGCCGAGTAAAAAAGTATGAGTGCATTAATTCATCTGGCCTTGAGCTTTGCCTTGCTATCGATTTTGGCGGTTGGCGGAGGCACTGCCGTATTGCCAGAGATGCAAACAGTCTTGGCGCAACAGTTTGGCGTTAACCATACTCAATTTGTTCATATTTACAGTATTTGTCAGTTGGCACCGGGGCCGAATATGTTGATGGTCCTAGTCATTGGCTATCAAATTGCAGGACTAATGGGAGCAGGGGTTGTACTACTCTCCTTTTTCTTGCCGTCGAGCTTCTTGTGTTTCTATGTTGGCCGCCTGTGGAATCGCTTTGGTGAAAATCCTTGGAGACGTTCCATTCAAAATGCATTGGAGCCGATTTCAATTGGCCTAATGGCCTCTGGCGTTTATGCCGTGGGCAAAGCTTCTATCGTGGGAGGTGTGACTGCGGCGCTTGCACTGATGACCCTTTACCTTATCCTCAGAACCAAAATTAACCCAGTATTAGTCATTCTTGGCTCCGGAGGATTGGGTGCTTTATTGATGGCTTACCTAAAATAGTCTAAAGCTTAGAAAGTTCCTCGCAAGCCAACCATGAGACTTCTGCCTGGTTGCGGAGCGAAGAGTCTCACAGCCATTGGTGTAGTGGCATATCGAATTTGCTCATTAAGTAAGTTCTTCAAATTCATATACACAGTCCAATTCACATCCTTAATTTTCTCTGTATAGGAGATGCCTGCATTCAAGAGGTTATAACTTGGCGCAGGACCGATTTCCCAACTAGCCAATCTATTCTGTTGATAGCTATAGATATACGTTGCATTGGTGAGCCAGCCATTTCGTTGATGAGCCAGTTCTGCGCCTAATCGTGGAGCAGGCTGTAAGGGTAAATTGCCGCCTGCA from Polynucleobacter sp. AP-Jannik-300A-C4 encodes the following:
- a CDS encoding chromate transporter yields the protein MGSDIEGVHAEVPSLKDLFIQFFIIGAVSFGGGIIAYERILLVEKRKWLSADEFMAYLAISQTMPGLNSVNLAVISGDHLRGALGAITATIGLILPGSIFVLAVGIIYASAADHPLVNYVLAGIAAAATGLLAAITYKIGSDHWRHMQSLLIIICTFLLMSIAKLSLPYVILIMAPISLYLYRPSKKV
- a CDS encoding chromate transporter; translation: MSALIHLALSFALLSILAVGGGTAVLPEMQTVLAQQFGVNHTQFVHIYSICQLAPGPNMLMVLVIGYQIAGLMGAGVVLLSFFLPSSFLCFYVGRLWNRFGENPWRRSIQNALEPISIGLMASGVYAVGKASIVGGVTAALALMTLYLILRTKINPVLVILGSGGLGALLMAYLK